CCGTCTTCCCGCGCGGCAAGGTTCCCGCTATGGGTTTAAGGAACACCGTGCCACGGTCCACCTTAACGTGGATCTCGGGCGAGCTTCCCACTATGTAGCGCCCATTCTGTTTAAGGAAGAACATGTAGGGCGACGGATTGACCGAGCGGAGCTTGAGATAAAAAAGGTAGGGGTCCACGCGGTCACTGATGTCGGCGCGCATGCTCAGCACCACCTGTATGGCCTCGCCGGCGGCGATCTCTTCCTTCGCGGCGCGCACCTTCTCCTCGAAGACCGCGCGCTCCTCGCGGAAGCTCATGGAAATCGGCTCCGGGCGCGAGGGAAGATACGGCAGGGTGGTGCGCGAGACGCGCGCGATGATGTCGCGCTCCATCTCCTCCAGGCGCCCGGCCGCCCGGAGGTATTGTTCGGCGATCGGCCGCTCCGGGTCCACGTACAGGCAAACGGCCGCATGACTGCGATCCAATCTATTGTCGTACACGATGAAGTCGTCAACTTGAACAAGGAAGGCCGCGGGAACGTCAGCATCACGCCGAACGCTTTTCCGCAGAATTCCGGTCTCGTTCACCAGGTCGTACGCGAAATAGCCGGCCAGCCCACCGTTGAAGCTCCCGAAACGCGGGTATGAGGGCGAGCTGAGGCGGGCCAGGTCCTCTTTCAGGAAGTCGAAGAGGTTGATGCGCCGGCGCGTGCGCACGCCGTCGACCTCCTCATCCACAAAGGGCGGCGTGCAGCACAGCGTGCGGCGCGCCCCCAGGCCGATGAACGAAAAACGGTTCCACGCCCCGCCGGCGCGCGCGCTCTCGAGGAGCACCACCTGCGGCGCGTCCTCGAGCGCCTTCAGGAGCGAAAGCAGCCCCACCGCCGAGAGGTTGAGCTCGCGGTAGAGCGGTATCCGGTTGTGGCGGCGCGCCAGGCGTCGCACGGCCGGCAGCGAAGGATAGAGGGGCGTCATGTCGTTTCTCCTGTGTGCTGAAAATAAAAAGGCCGCGGGATCGCTTGCGATTCCCACGGCCTTTTTGCCCGTAAAAAAGCCGCGGGTGGTTGCCCACCCGCGGCCTGCATTTTCAGATTATGCCATAACCGTGCCGGAGGACAACCCCTTGGTCGTCCACCACCAGCACTGCCTCGCGATGTTCGTTCTCGTTTTCATTGCGCTTGTGTGCGTTCCGGTTCTCATTGACTGCGGGATTATGGGGGATGTATCGTGTGGGTGTCAAGGATTTTTTAGAATTTTTTTTGGGGCGATTGCAAGTAAGCAAGCGAGCTGCAAACATCCCGGAAAACACGCCAGATGCGGCCTCATCGTACAGGCGGAAATAATGGTTTTAACGCTTGATAAAAACATCCCCCCATTGTCATCTTGCAAAATAGTAGTGATAGATAATAAATCCATGAAATCATGTACGCGGTAATAATTGAAATCGATAATCAATAAACCACTGTCCAAATGGTGGAACGACGTCAAAGAACACTACCGGCCCGATGAAATATTGAAATTTCTTCAGAATAACAGGCATATTCTTGAAGATCGCATCTCCCGACTGGATAACAATAAGTACCTGTACAGATGGGTGCACCGATTCTTCTCGCTGTTCTCGGAAGTCGCGGGAATAATCGACCGCGTTTTCTCGCTCGTCCTGCGCCTTCTCCTGCTCATGCCCGTGGTGCGAATCGGAATTCAAAAATATCGGGACTGGATAAACCATTTAAATTTCAGGGAATTCGTCGAGTTTATAAGGGCGAAAATGTACTCTCTCAGACATCCTCCGCACAACGAGGGCGAGATGAGACTCATCGAAGAGATCATGGAGTACGCCTCGAAACATGGTTTCGATTATAAAACGCTGATTCCCGGAGCCCGGAAAAAATACGTTGAAAAGAAAAACCAGTTGATGCAGCATAAATATTTTCAGGAGTTTTCAAAAACGGTGCTCGAAAGGCTTCTCGCCATTCAGTTTTCATTTCACCGCAATATTTTCCCCGTACTCCCCGATTCGGCGTTCTGGCATAAATTCTTCGAGTTCCTTGAGCGCAGAAAAGTCATCGATGTAATCCTCGTAAATAAAAATGAAAAACGCACCTCTTTCAAATCTGGCACATCGGAAGAAATAGCCTCGACTGACGTAATGGGTATTCTGAAACGTTTGACCGCGATCAAAAACGCCGGCCGCCGTATCTTTTTTATCGGCCATCACGAGGGATATCTCGGACCGTATTTTGTACGAAGCGTCATCCGCAAACTCGGGTTCGATACGCTGACGAAAAACTGCAACACGGTTGTTGGCCCAAGAATGTTTTCCAATCTCGTTCTTCGAAACGGCGCGGCAAATGTCGGGAATCTTTTTCTCACCGTGCCATCGCAGAAAACGACGTCAATCCAGACCCGCGGGCTCGCCGAGGAGCTCCGGAAAACCGCGAAACGGACCCAGTGCCTCATAAAGATGCCCGACCCCGGTCTTAAAATGATACTGGAAAACGAATACGCCGACTTCATGAACGCGTTCGTACGGGGCGACGCCAAAAGCTTCGAGATCTGCACCTCCTCGCTCGAACTGGGCGAGCTTCGGGATCTCAGGGCGTTTTTCAAAAAATACGGCTTCCCCGAAACCATGAAAGAGTTCAGCATGGAGGATTACACCCTGTTCAAAAATGTCCTGGGCGAGAGTTTCCTGATCTTCCCCGAGGGCTCGCGCTCCTACGTGGACCCCGACGGTGCGGTGGTGATGAAATACATCAACCCCAAATACTTCGAGGCGTACATGAGGCCGGGCGATTACATAGCCCCCGTCAACCTTGTCGGCGGATCGGACCTCACCCGGGGCTGGCGCCTCAAACGCGCGATGCTCGGCATATCGATGGACGACCCGTTCGAGGTAACGGCCAAAATGCTGAAAAACTTCGAAGAAGCCGGCCTCGCCGTAATGAAAAAAATAGCGGCCCTCCCCAATATAAAAATCGTGCGGTTCAAGGAAGAGATACAGTTCAGATCGTAAGCCGCGGACCGTTTCGACCTCACCCCCTCACCCCCTCACCCCCTCTCCCATTAAGCTCGGAAGAAAGGAGAGGGGGAGTTGACATGATGAGCTTAAGGTTTAAGAGCCCTCGCCCTTCGGGAGAGGGCGCGCCGGCGGCGGGGTGAGGGCGAAACGGGCCCGGCGTCGTTTCGCTCGTCCTCGCCGATGGAAGGCAGTCCGGCGACATGCAGATCGGCGGGCTTCTCTCGCTCGGCGTGTCGAACGCCGACGAAACGGGACCGGCGCCTCGGCCGGGAATTATCTTGACGGCGACCCCGCGCCATGGGGGGACGCGTCGATGGACCCCGGCGCTTAATACGAGCCCGTACTTTATCGCCAAGAGCTTCGCGGTGCTCTACCCGGCGCGGACGGCGGTGTCCGACCTCGAGATGGAGGGCATGGCCTATTTCGCGACGGTGCCGCCGGGCTTTCGTGTCGCTTTGCATTGTTCCCGATACCGCTCGGAATGAATCACTGTTTGCTGCCGTGCGTGGAAAACAACCGGGTATGGTATCGTTCCGCCGAAATCTTTGCGGAATATATAAAAACTGGTTCTTGAACACATGACGCTATTGCTGGAAAAATATAATAAGTTACATAGCGGCAAAACAATCAACCGAACTCGAATCCGCCGCTCTCAGGGCCCGGTCGGAGGGGAGGACCGTTTTAGCGGAGCTTGCCGATGGAAGGATAATCGGTTTCCCGGCGGATCGTTTTGCCATTTTGAAAACCGCCGGCGAAGACCAACTCAGGGAAGTCCCCCTGCGCCCGAATGGATACGCGCTGCGCTGGGAATCGCTTGAAGAAGACATCACGGTGCCGGGCATAATCGCCGGTCATTTCGAGCCGCCCTGATTCATCCTCTAATTCCCCATCCTCCACAAAAACCGCGTGACAATCCGCTCCCCCAGCCGTAGCCTTGCGCGCATGGTGTTCGTAGCGCAATGTTTCAACCGGATAGTCCCGGTATGCGAAAAGTGAACCGGCCTGCGACCCGCCTGCCGGGACAATGCGGATCAGGTGGTAAAATACATTGACATCCGTCGCGACTGATGTACAATAAAGACACCTGAGAAAATGAGTCAAACGCGAGACGTTACATAAACATCTGTTGCGGCCATGGAAATTAAAGAAAAAACCGGCTATTGGACCAACCTTGCCGTCGACGACCTCGACTCGGCCGAGATAATGCTGGAAAAGAAGAAATACTTGCAGTCGGGCTTTTACTGCCATCAGACGATTGAGAAGATTTTAAAGGCGTATTACTGGTACACCAGAGAGCAGGATCCACCCTATACCCACAACCTGATGAAACTTGCGGAGGCCGGCGGCCTGGTAGAGCTGTTGACCGAGGAACGGAAAAGGCTTATGGATATATTGATGCCTCTTAATATCGAAGCGAGGTATCCCGATAACA
Above is a window of Spirochaetota bacterium DNA encoding:
- a CDS encoding anthranilate synthase component I family protein translates to MTPLYPSLPAVRRLARRHNRIPLYRELNLSAVGLLSLLKALEDAPQVVLLESARAGGAWNRFSFIGLGARRTLCCTPPFVDEEVDGVRTRRRINLFDFLKEDLARLSSPSYPRFGSFNGGLAGYFAYDLVNETGILRKSVRRDADVPAAFLVQVDDFIVYDNRLDRSHAAVCLYVDPERPIAEQYLRAAGRLEEMERDIIARVSRTTLPYLPSRPEPISMSFREERAVFEEKVRAAKEEIAAGEAIQVVLSMRADISDRVDPYLFYLKLRSVNPSPYMFFLKQNGRYIVGSSPEIHVKVDRGTVFLKPIAGTLPRGKTARENRENRARLLGDPKERAEHLMLVDLARNDLGRIAAPGSVRVERFMEPEDYSHVIHLVSLTRCTLGPGRDAVDALRETFPAGTVSGAPKVRAMELIDSMEGHARGVYAGAVGYIGYNGCLDTCITIRTAVFDGVHRYIQAGAGIVHDSVPEREYDEIVHKLRALSISLRYARENDMEEAARVANGR
- a CDS encoding DUF2442 domain-containing protein: MSYIAAKQSTELESAALRARSEGRTVLAELADGRIIGFPADRFAILKTAGEDQLREVPLRPNGYALRWESLEEDITVPGIIAGHFEPP
- a CDS encoding HEPN domain-containing protein; its protein translation is MEIKEKTGYWTNLAVDDLDSAEIMLEKKKYLQSGFYCHQTIEKILKAYYWYTREQDPPYTHNLMKLAEAGGLVELLTEERKRLMDILMPLNIEARYPDNKMALLKTLTHSRSTGLYRQTKEMFLWMRSLIEK